One segment of Anaerolineae bacterium DNA contains the following:
- a CDS encoding glycyl-radical enzyme activating protein has translation MEHSLTGITFNIQRFSTEDGPGIRTTVFFKGCPLRCAWCHNPEGLSPQPELMWYDVRCIGARDCLRACPVEALELTPFGMRIDRRRCTLCGKCVTACPAGALELIGRRWSVEDLFAEIAKDAVFYETSDGGVTFSGGEPMLQAEFVAALAERCREAGIPVALDTSGAVPWERYELVLPYVDLVLYDLKIYDPERHRAGTGLDNARILENARRMAGRGIPMWIRTPIIPGYTADAENIAALADFIARELPNVQRWDLLAYTNLGQPKYHRLDKPYALEGVPLLTREEMELLHAIAVARVPAAVWSGATRVEPAEAGAGGLPGLPQCG, from the coding sequence ATGGAGCACTCGCTGACGGGAATCACCTTTAATATCCAGCGCTTCAGCACGGAGGACGGTCCGGGCATCCGCACCACCGTCTTCTTCAAGGGCTGTCCCCTGCGCTGTGCCTGGTGTCATAACCCCGAGGGCTTGTCCCCTCAGCCCGAGCTGATGTGGTATGATGTGCGCTGTATCGGGGCGCGCGATTGCCTACGCGCCTGCCCGGTCGAAGCGTTGGAGCTGACGCCGTTCGGCATGCGCATTGACCGCCGGCGTTGCACCCTCTGCGGCAAATGCGTCACGGCCTGCCCGGCCGGCGCGCTGGAGCTCATCGGCCGGCGCTGGAGCGTGGAAGATCTGTTCGCCGAGATCGCCAAAGACGCCGTCTTTTACGAGACCTCGGACGGCGGAGTCACGTTCTCTGGTGGGGAGCCGATGCTCCAGGCCGAGTTCGTGGCGGCGCTGGCGGAGCGCTGTCGGGAGGCCGGCATCCCCGTAGCGCTGGACACCAGCGGCGCCGTCCCCTGGGAGCGCTACGAACTGGTGCTACCGTACGTCGATCTAGTGCTGTACGACCTGAAAATCTACGACCCTGAGCGGCATCGCGCCGGCACCGGCCTGGATAATGCCCGCATCCTGGAGAACGCCCGGCGAATGGCCGGCCGGGGTATCCCCATGTGGATTCGCACCCCGATCATCCCAGGGTATACCGCTGATGCGGAGAACATCGCCGCCCTGGCCGATTTTATCGCCCGGGAACTGCCGAACGTCCAGCGCTGGGATCTGCTGGCATACACCAACCTGGGCCAGCCGAAATATCACCGTCTGGACAAACCATATGCCCTAGAGGGCGTGCCTCTGCTTACCCGCGAGGAGATGGAGCTCCTGCACGCCATCGCGGTAGCGCGCGTGCCGGCTGCCGTTTGGTCGGGGGCAACGCGCGTGGAGCCGGCAGAGGCCGGCGCCGGTGGGCTTCCGGGCCTGCCGCAGTGCGGATAA